The sequence AGTAGAACAGCAAAACCTCAATAGAGCACTCAATACGCTCAATGAATTTGCCAAAGACTACGAAGAACTTAAGGCGCTGGATTGGCAGCACTTAAACAAATTACATCAAAAAAGTGATGTTAAAAATTCAAATTTAAATATTTGAATATGGTTAAAACGCGGTTTAAACGGGGGTGAACTATGTTTGGTGAATACACGCCATTAATGAAGCCAATGCTAATAGCGCGCCGAATGGAACGCGGCACGGCAATCATTGACGACGAGCTTGGCCTGCAAAAGCTTTGCCCCAGTTGCCATGAGTTTTGGCCGCAAGACACGCTGTTTTGGTCGGTATCGTCACGGGAGGCTGATGGCCTGCAATGCCATTGCAAAGCCTGCCAAGACGAACGCCGCAGCGAACGTACAGTAAAAGACAACGAACGCCGCAACGCGGCATAGGAGTTTATTATGTCTAAAGTAAATCAAGAGTTTGTTGAGCGTTTAGACAACGCTATTCAGCTGTATTTAAAAAACGAAAACTTATCAATTAAAAATTGTGCATGTACAGCAGGTGTGTCAGAAACTGCACTGACAAAATCACTAAGACAACAAGGTTTTCTTCGTGATAAAAAAACAGCTAAAGACCAAAAATTAGAAAAAGCAATTGAGCTATATAATACTGGTTTATCAATTCTTTCTGCATCAAAAGAAGTCGCTATTGGTAATGACACTCTTGGAAAAGCTTTGAAGAAACGTGGTCTTCTTAGGGAAAATAGGAAAGCCAGATCAATTAATCTACAAAAGGCCATTGAGTATTATCAACAGGGTTTATCTGTTAATGCCGCGGCTAAAAAGGCATGTGTTGGGCATAGCACTTTGGTTGCTGGATTGATTAAACAGCAGCTGTTACGTGAGGAAGATTCTGCGTTAGAAGTTGTCACTGATGTATATCAA comes from Shewanella oneidensis MR-1 and encodes:
- a CDS encoding phage protein, with protein sequence MSKVNQEFVERLDNAIQLYLKNENLSIKNCACTAGVSETALTKSLRQQGFLRDKKTAKDQKLEKAIELYNTGLSILSASKEVAIGNDTLGKALKKRGLLRENRKARSINLQKAIEYYQQGLSVNAAAKKACVGHSTLVAGLIKQQLLREEDSALEVVTDVYQPEIKESRGYSKALQLLHRSARQHQAA